Sequence from the Actinomyces slackii genome:
CTTGCGGGCGCCGTCGATCACCAGGCCCTCATCGCTCAGGCGGGCGTGAAGCCCGAGCCGCATCACGGGGCGGCGGGGGATGCGGAACTGCAGGTCGCTGCGGGCGGCCCGGCCGACGTCGTCGGCGCGCATCACTGACCCGGCCATTCAGCCCACCTCCCTGCGGTGGGGAAGGAGCTCGGCGAAGCCGGCCAGGGAGCCGCGGCGCGCAGCGTAGCGCCCCGAGCAGGTGGGGCAGCGGTCCACGGCCACGGTCCGGGCGCAGGCGGTCGCCCCCGAGACCAGGTCCATGGTCCACACCTGGCCGCCGATCCCCTCATCCTGGGGCCCGTTGTCGAGGGCCTCCAGGGCCAGGCCGATCAGGCCGGCGCCGATGACCACGTGGTGGTGGGCGTAGCCCTGGGGCAGGGGTGCCAGACCCTCGGGGCGGGGGCGGTGGCCGTGCTGGCGGCGCCGGCGGGTCAGGCAGGTGTGGCAGGCGCTGGCCCCGGGGACCACCAGGGGGCCGCAGCGCAGCTCGGTGGGATCCAGCTCCAGGCCCACCGAGGGCAGGCGCCTGGCGAAGGACAGGGCATCCAGGGCCTGGCGCAGCTCGCTCTGCTCGGGGTCGCAGATCATGACCAGGCGCTCGGCGAAGGGGACGGCGGCACTGGCCAGTCCGTCGTCGACCGGCAGGACCGGGTCGTGGG
This genomic interval carries:
- a CDS encoding TOMM precursor leader peptide-binding protein, with product MSTTRPVTAYLPQGGFGHAVARRLAGPHDPVLPVDDGLASAAVPFAERLVMICDPEQSELRQALDALSFARRLPSVGLELDPTELRCGPLVVPGASACHTCLTRRRRQHGHRPRPEGLAPLPQGYAHHHVVIGAGLIGLALEALDNGPQDEGIGGQVWTMDLVSGATACARTVAVDRCPTCSGRYAARRGSLAGFAELLPHRREVG